DNA from bacterium:
AAGTTCGGATCGTCGATGCTGCTGACCGGAAATACACCGATCGTTCCGGATCCGAAGGCCGCCACGTACATCGTCGCGCCGTCGCTCGAAATGATCGGTTGCAGCGGCGTGGCCAGGCTGTGGTCGATCTGATTGGGGTCGATCAAGCTGTTCGGGTCGGTGTGCAGGTACGAGTAGTTGATGTGTTTGTTCAGATGCCTGGGCGAGATCACTCCGCTATTCGGATCGATCACCGTGATGCGCGACTCGGACAGATGCCCCTGAACGGTCGTGCCGCCGTGGTTGCCCGGGCCTTCGAAGCGCACGTCATTGGGCAGTTCCGTATTCGTGACGAAGAGCTTGCCGGTCGTCGGGTGGACCGCGATGTTGAACAGGATCGTGCCAACTGAATCGAACTCCTGGATCGAACCCGGAGCCAGGGTATTCGCGTTGACCGAGAACACGTCGTGGTCGGGCAGGTTCAGGTTGACGTTGCTGTCCCAGATGGTGCCGCTCACGTCGCGCCAGTTCACACCGTCGTATTTGACGATCACGCCTGTTTCGGGAGCGGTGACCAGGGCCGCATTATTACTGGGCCCGGGAACGCCGCCCGCACCGAAACCGTCGGGAACCACGGTTTCAGCGATCACCGTAGTCTGGTTGCCCGAGTGGAAGGCAGCTGCGTAGACGGTATTGCCGTCCGGACTCACCGCCAGCGCGCGGGGTGTGTCCGAGAAGAAGGTCACGATGCCGACGGGCGTGCCGCCGATCGTGCTGCCGAGACTTGTTCCGTCGAAGACCCACACATCGGCGCGATCGACACCGGCCGTCTTGAGTTGCGGGTCGCCATCGTCCGAGCCGAGCCCCGTTACGGGGTCGAGTGAGGCATCCGTCCGGTGCTGTCCGCGATGCGCGGTGGTGATGAAGGCGCGGTTGCCGCTGGTGCCGGCAAATACGATGTCGCGCGGTTCGTCACCGACCAATAGTGTGCGCACGACCTGGGGTGGGGTCTGCGTCATGTCGATGATGCTGACGCTATCGGACAAGTGATTGACTACCCAGATCTCGTCGTTGGTGCGCGCGGCCACAGCCACAGGTTCCATACCCACCGGGATCGACTGAACGTGCGTCAGGGAACCCGAGGCGACGTCGAAGACCTCGAGACGATTATCCGGCGTGTTGACCGCGAAGACCTGGCTACCGTCCGGAGACAGGGCCAGAGGTCGGACGTGGCCGCTCTCGAACGTCAGAAATGAAGTCTGGGCGGCGGCAGAGCCGCTAAACGCAAGCAAGCCCGCGATCAGCCAGCAGACGAGTCTGGTCATCGATTTCCCCTTCCAAGTGGTGCCATCGTCCCACTCGGTGCCCTGAGGGTCAAGGAAAGAGCGAATTGGCCAGCGAGAAGCAGAAAACCGTCCGCACGCGCCATTTTCGGGGACTCAATGCCTGAGAAGCTCGCCGCGGAACGCGAGTCTTGATCAAGACTCGATCTTGCGAAACGCCCACCACTTCAGATCGTCCCCGGGGTAGGGGAGGCTCAGTCCTTCCGGGATCACATCGGCGAGACGGGCGAGGCTCGATCCACCGGGCAGTTCTCCCAGCTTGAGACGCAGAAGCGATTTGGCATGGCCCGCTTCGATCCACTTGGGCATTCGGCCCCAGCGCACCAGGGTCAGGTCGTGATCGGCCATCAGCTTCACCAGTCCGTCGTGATGGTAGTAGTGGAGAACGCTCGGGGGGCTGTACTCGTGCCAGCCCGAGCCGAACATCCGCGCGGACAGGCTCTTGCGATCCCAGGACTCGATCAGGCAGTAGCCTTTCGCGCGCGTCAGGCGAGACAGGTGGCCCGCCGCTGTGTGCGGGTCGACGAAGTGTCCGAGAACCTGGATTGCGCAGACGAGGTCGTAGCGCTCGTTTGTTTCGAAGGATTCCAGACTCGCGGCTTGCACGTCGAGTCCGAGTTCGCTCACAGCAAACTGCGCCATCCTGCGATTAGGCTCGATTCCCTTCGCCGTCCATCCGTTGGCGCGAAAGCCGTCGAGGATGAAGCCCGCGGCGGCGCCGACGTCGAGGACACTCCCCGGTGGCCCCAGTGATTTCATCAATCGCGCATAGCGTTTGCCCCGACGGGTCAGGGAGCGTCGTTCGCTCAGATAGTCGGGATAACCCACGCCACCACCCGTGAAGTAGTCATCGTCGTACACGGACGAGACGTGGCTCGATGGGGCAGCGAAATCCGCAAAGCGATGCTCACAACGACCGCACTCGAGAATCGAAAATTCTCCCTTGCGAAAAATGGGCAGGGCGTGGTTCGTGCAGAGTGGGCAGGTGTGAGACTCGGGCATGGCTCTATCGCTGGCGGGTCGTGAAGTTCCCGCCGCCAGAAAGCGAGGGATCGCTGTGGGAGCACACTAGCGTCTCCGGAAGGCAGATACTCGGTCCGGTGGCTGGATATTACAGCAATTGACAAAAGCGGTCCTGGTATGTAATATTCCGGACAACCATGGTCCAGCGATCGAAGCAAGCCTCACGCGCGGTGATCTCCGCGAAAAGCCTCGCGATCGATCTCCTCTCGACCATGCCCGCCCGCTATCCCGTGCCCGTGGGTTCCTTGATTCACGCCGCCGGAATTCTCGGGATCGCCGAGAACAGCATGCGCGTTGCTCTGGTCCGATTGCGAGAGCGCGGACTCGTGGAGTCCGATGAACGCGGGCTCTACAGGCTTGGAGCAAGCGCAGGCCCTGTCAATCGGCACGT
Protein-coding regions in this window:
- a CDS encoding class I SAM-dependent methyltransferase is translated as MPESHTCPLCTNHALPIFRKGEFSILECGRCEHRFADFAAPSSHVSSVYDDDYFTGGGVGYPDYLSERRSLTRRGKRYARLMKSLGPPGSVLDVGAAAGFILDGFRANGWTAKGIEPNRRMAQFAVSELGLDVQAASLESFETNERYDLVCAIQVLGHFVDPHTAAGHLSRLTRAKGYCLIESWDRKSLSARMFGSGWHEYSPPSVLHYYHHDGLVKLMADHDLTLVRWGRMPKWIEAGHAKSLLRLKLGELPGGSSLARLADVIPEGLSLPYPGDDLKWWAFRKIES